In Xiphophorus maculatus strain JP 163 A chromosome 18, X_maculatus-5.0-male, whole genome shotgun sequence, a single genomic region encodes these proteins:
- the tbcb gene encoding tubulin-folding cofactor B, translating into MDGEVTVVTNPYVNVRITSSLSSFENRRRFNKRITIAELKMLLEMNVGVPASSMDLEIFSTTDRFLQKIDNDEALFGSYPVDDECRIHVIDRSGGQTSELFDDSKVEKFELSDEAYEQRKESVRSFLKKQNLGRFNEEEAAKKKAELTIREEQQKAAAEAISVGSRCKVEVPGQPTKLGTVMYVGTTEFKSGHWVGVKYDEPLGKHNGTVQGKQYFECQDKYGAFVKPLNMTVGDFPEEDYGLDEI; encoded by the exons ATGGACGGTGAAGTGACGGTGGTTACCAACCCGTATGTGAATGTCCGTATCACAAGCAGCCTTTCCAGCTTTGAGAACCGCAGAAGGTTCAATAAAAGAATTACTATTGCAGAATTAAAG ATGCTCCTGGAGATGAATGTGGGTGTACCTGCTTCCAGCATGGACCTGGAGATTTTTAGCACCACCGATAGGTTCCTACAGAAAATTGATAACGATGAAGCTTTATTTGGTTCCTACCCTGTGGATGATGAATGCAGAATACAT GTTATTGACAGGAGTGGAGGACAGACCAGCGAGTTGTTTGATGATTCCAAAGTGGAGAAGTTTGAGCTCTCAGATGAGGCCTATGAACAACGGAAAG AATCCGTCCGGTCATTCTTAAAGAAGCAGAATTTAGGCCGCTTCAACGAGGAAGAAGCTGCTAAGAAGAAAGCTGAGCTCACCATTCGGGAAGAACAGCAGAAGGCTGCAGCTGAGGCCATTTCTGTCGGCAGCCGCTGCAAAGTGGAGGTCCCAGGGCAGCCCACAAAGCTTGGCACGGTCATGTATGTTG GTACAACAGAGTTCAAGTCAGGTCATTGGGTGGGTGTGAAGTACGATGAGCCCCTTGGAAAACACAATGGAAC CGTTCAGGGGAAGCAATACTTTGAGTGTCAAGACAAATACGGGGCATTTGTGAAGCCGTTGAATATGACTGTGGGAGACTTCCCTGAAGAGGATTACGGTTTGGATGAGATATAG
- the LOC102231176 gene encoding homeobox protein SIX5-like, which yields MASLSLESTEQSENSPEEPSAAESKEDKETARVSEHLLQSFQKSALSFSTDQVSCLCEALLQAGNVDRLWRFLSTIPPSSELLRGNETLLKAQALVAFHREEFKELYAILESYDFHPSNHGFLQDLYLKARYKEAERSRGRSLGAVDKYRLRKKFPLPKTIWDGEETVYCFKEKSRNALKECYKSNRYPTPDEKKNLAKVTGLSLTQVSNWFKNRRQRDRTPSGTHSKSESDGNHSTEDEASVMDEAADKPEETVGSGASIISVSAVPCSAGSQLILNSTSGFLTAPQPLLLNGNSLISGAGAGVIINGLSLGDCQTVTLSPVATSSPLILNGAQVIAKPGVGAEQQEAVEAKAAVLSSNLQSSEASAIISPPLQTKAKSGNNMDFHVRCESEGGSQTVSPSSSSLSPSPPALSSPTCLPSLVLTQNPQHQEPLSLTAPLSSASVAISNSPSQQGVSPSSVSSIHSAPHVISLPQVVPSIHCSPVSHLVQTSLGSQCPQLVPVSPLTSPAPSFQNPGGRPPKQNKEPPTTVSESAATVVSVSELSNATLQQINSTPSKIQTPQVLSASSPTPVVPVSQAKCSSASAQLVSLSMPQLVPVSSIQTSSNVSFPQVVPASPALSIPSAGLPLQILASAPGSGGAPQTPLRINPLSPIQRVGNPSSVAPAVQLLNPGIIQLPSSPTGNLVLGGSPYLSVQQGKLILTIPAGIQLTSLPLKPVPDAPTISANGVAGLLGPSAPPVAHQPPSAPGSTSAGPAASPLNFISSSPLYCAPDSAVATSQALVDQPVTMTTQSSLTPESLLALGPMYSGVAPSLQLSQPAWSPVSLSTSASLTLFDMRGKGELPVDLGLPGGESLLLGSPSPGQDEDARSPLGDPEEMDGDPKILTQLQSVPVDEDLGL from the exons ATGGCTTCCTTGTCTTTAGAGTCTACAGAACAATCTGAGAACAGCCCAGAGGAGCCATCAGCAGCCGAGTccaaagaagacaaagaaaccGCCCGAGTTTCGGAACATCTGCTCCAAAGTTTCCAGAAGTCGGCTCTGAGTTTCTCCACTGACCAGGTTTCGTGTCTGTGCGAGGCCCTGTTGCAAGCGGGTAATGTGGATCGCCTGTGGAGGTTTCTCTCCACCATACCTCCTTCGTCCGAGCTGCTACGTGGCAACGAGACGTTGCTGAAGGCCCAGGCGCTGGTGGCCTTCCACCGGGAGGAGTTCAAGGAGCTGTACGCCATCCTGGAGAGCTATGACTTCCACCCGTCTAACCATGGGTTCCTGCAGGACCTGTACCTCAAAGCCCGCTACAAGGAGGCGGAGAGGTCCCGGGGCCGCAGCCTGGGCGCCGTGGACAAGTACCGGCTCAGGAAGAAGTTCCCCCTGCCCAAAACCATCTGGGACGGGGAAGAGACCGTGTACTGCTTCAAGGAAAAGTCCCGGAACGCTCTGAAGGAATGTTACAAGAGCAACAGGTATCCCACTCCGGACGAGAAGAAAAACCTGGCCAAAGTCACCGGACTGTCCCTCACACAGGTCAGCAACTGGTTCAAGAACCGCAGGCAGAGGGACAGGACCCCGTCCGGGACCCACAGCAAAAG TGAGTCTGATGGGAACCACAGCACTGAAGACGAGGCGAGCGTCATGGACGAAGCGGCGGACAAACCTGAGGAGACCGTCGGCTCCGGGGCTTCCATCATCTCCGTCTCGGCGGTGCCCTGCAGCGCCGGGAGCCAGCTCATCCTCAACAGCACCAGCGGCTTCCTCACAGCGCCGCAGCCTTTGCTGCTGAACGGAAACTCCCTGATCTCCGGCGCCGGGGCTGGCGTCATCATCAACGGCCTGAGTCTGGGCGACTGCCAGACGGTCACGCTGAGTCCTGTCGCCACCAGCTCTCCTTTGATCCTGAACGGGGCTCAGGTCATAGCCAAACCCGGGGTCGGCGCAGAGCAGCAGGAGGCGGTGGAGGCCAAGGCGGCGGTTCTGAGCAGCAACTTGCAATCTTCCGAGGCCTCCGCCATCATTTCTCCTCCACTTCAAACCAAAGCCAAGAGCGGCAACAACATGGATTTTCACGTCCGCTGTGAATCGGAAGGAGGCAGCCAGACGGTATCCCCGTCCTCCTCGTCTTTATCGCCCTCCCCGCCAGCTCTGTCTTCTCCCACCTGTCTTCCATCTCTAGTCTTAACCCAGAACCCGCAACATCAAGAGCCGCTCTCCCTCACAGCGCCTCTGTCTTCTGCAAGTGTAGCTATTTCTAACTCTCCCAGTCAGCAGGGGGTTTCTCCCTCGTCGGTTTCTTCCATCCACTCCGCCCCTCATGTCATCTCTTTGCCCCAAGTTGTGCCTTCCATCCACTGTTCACCAGTCTCCCATCTGGTCCAGACGTCTTTAGGATCCCAGTGCCCTCAGCTTGTCCCAGTATCCCCACTCACCTCGCCGGCTCCATCTTTCCAAAACCCGGGTGGCAGACCACCGAAGCAGAATAAAGAGCCCCCAACAACTGTATCTGAATCTGCTGCGACTGTGGTTTCGGTCTCAGAGCTAAGCAACGCTACCCTCCAGCAAATAAACTCCACCCCCAGCAAAATCCAGACTCCGCAGGTTCTCTCCGCATCTTCCCCAACTCCAGTAGTGCCGGTGTCACAAGCCAAATGCAGCAGCGCCTCTGCACAGTTAGTCTCTCTCTCCATGCCTCAGCTGGTCCCCGTCTCCTCCATCCAGACCTCCTCCAACGTCTCTTTCCCTCAGGTGGTGCCGGCCAGCCCGGCTCTCTCCATCCCCTCGGCCGGGTTGCCCTTGCAGATCCTGGCTTCGGCTCCCGGATCCGGAGGGGCTCCGCAGACCCCGCTCCGGATAAACCCGCTGAGTCCAATTCAGAGAGTGGGGAACCCGAGCAGCGTGGCCCCCGCCGTGCAGCTCCTGAACCCTGGGATCATTCAGCTACCTTCCTCTCCAACAG GGAACCTCGTTCTTGGTGGAAGTCCTTATCTGAGTGTCCAGCAGGGGAAGCTGATTCTGACCATCCCAGCAGGGATCCAGCTCACCAGTTTACCCCTGAAACCAGTCCCAGACGCACCCACCATCTCTGCCAACGGCGTGGCGGGGCTTCTTGGCCCCTCCGCGCCTCCTGTGGCCCACCAGCCTCCGTCCGCCCCCGGCTCGACCTCCGCCGGTCCGGCAGCTTCGCCCTTGAACTTCATCAGCTCGTCCCCTCTGTACTGTGCTCCGGACTCCGCCGTCGCCACCAGCCAGGCGCTCGTGGACCAGCCCGTCACCATGACGACACAGAGCTCGCTCACTCCGGAGAGCCTGCTGGCCCTCGGCCCCATGTACAGCGGCGTGGCGCCGAGCCTCCAGCTGTCCCAGCCGGCGTGGAGCCCCGTGTCGCTCTCCACCTCGGCCAGCCTGACGCTGTTTGACATGCGGGGGAAGGGCGAGCTGCCCGTAGACCTCGGCCTGCCCGGCGGGGAGTCGCTCCTGCTGGGGAGCCCCTCGCCGGGGCAGGACGAGGACGCCAGGTCTCCCCTGGGCGACCCAGAGGAGATGGACGGGGACCCCAAGATCCTCACTCAGCTCCAGTCGGTCCCCGTGGATGAAGACCTGGGTTTGTAG
- the LOC102231432 gene encoding homeobox protein SIX2-like — protein MIFTAEQVICVCEVLLQGGHMDRLASFLCTLPPSSSSSCHWELESVLKAKAAVAFHQGRFSDLYAQLEGFLFSPRSHQFLQQLWLRARYAEAERQRGRPLGAVGKYRVRRKFPLPYTIWDGEETSYCFKEKSRSVLREWYHRKPYPSTQEKRELAAATGLTSTQVSNWFKNRRQRERTADVSSFQSPLAGGHSGEVYLSSENEASPQGSPQPRRRRPTPPPLCHPPLPLHHTHQDC, from the exons ATGATCTTCACAGCAGAGCAGgtcatctgtgtgtgtgaggtcCTGCTGCAGGGCGGTCACATGGATCGTCTCGCCAGCTTCCTCTGCACTCTTcctccctcttcttcttcttcgtgccACTGGGAGCTGGAGAGCGTGCTGAAAGCCAAGGCAGCCGTGGCCTTTCACCAGGGCCGCTTCTCGGACCTCTACGCCCAGCTGGAGGGCTTCCTGTTCTCCCCGCGCAGCCACCAgttcctgcagcagctgtggcTGCGGGCCCGCTACGCCGAGGCCGAGAGGCAGCGGGGCCGGCCCCTGGGGGCCGTGGGGAAGTACCGCGTCAGGAGGAAGTTTCCTTTACCCTACACCATCTGGGACGGCGAGGAGACCAGCTACTGCTTCAAG GAGAAATCGCGGAGCGTGCTCCGGGAGTGGTACCACAGGAAGCCGTACCCGTCCACCCAGGAGAAACGGGAGCTGGCCGCCGCCACCGGCCTCACCTCCACCCAGGTCAGCAACTGGTTCAAGAACCGCCGGCAGAGGGAGCGAACCGCGGATGTTAGCAG TTTTCAGTCGCCCCTCGCTGGAGGACATTCAGGTGAAGTCTACCTGTCCTCCGAGAATGAAGCTTCTCCCCAAGGCAGCCCACAACCCCGGAGACGCCGCCCGACACCTCCACCCTTGTgccaccctcctcttcctcttcatcacacCCATCAAGACTGCTAG
- the qpctl gene encoding glutaminyl-peptide cyclotransferase-like protein, giving the protein MSRSSRRYSKPPPQSNGGSLPGCDRVWIPGARVLLLGLLGVLVLAVVLSVYLSSDTSGGHGSRLPAVDLVKDRLSHKPSKVSVAQIRRLASLVDGARLWETHLRPILIERLPGTRGSLAVQQHITSTLSSLSAGWSVDLDSFRSPTPRGQVTFTNVVAVLDPAAPRRLLLACHYDSKALPPDPRAPERVFLGASDSAVPCAMILELATSLDAQLRSFKQQKLPVTLQLVFFDGEESFEEWTATDSLYGSRHLAELMGNTPHPAASSRTTALQAVDLFVLLDLLGGPDPLIANHFDNTARWFDRLISAEKRLHRQGLLLSHPAEQTYFRKDVYLGPVQDDHIPFLHKGVPVLHIIATPFPQFWHTLDDTEENMHRPTVENLTKIMAVFLAEYLGL; this is encoded by the exons ATGTCCCGCTCCAGCCGCAGGTACAGCAAGCCTCCGCCGCAGAGCAACGGCGGCTCTCTCCCCGGCTGCGACCGGGTGTGGATCCCCGGAGCCcgggtcctgctgctgggtctGCTCGGTGTCCTGGTGCTGGCGGTGGTGCTGAGTGTCTACCTGTCCAGCGACACCTCCGGCGGACACGGGAGCCGCCTGCCAGCCGTGGATCTGGTTAAGGACAGG TTGTCCCACAAACCCAGTAAAGTCTCTGTGGCCCAGATCCGCCGCCTGGCCTCTTTGGTTGATGGCGCTCGCTTGTGGGAGACTCACCTGCGGCCGATCCTAATAGAGAGGCTCCCAGGGACTCGAGGCAGCCTGGCGGTGCAGCAG cacaTCACCTCCACCCTGTCCTCGCTGTCGGCCGGCTGGTCCGTGGATCTGGACTCCTTCCGGTCTCCGACCCCTCGCGGTCAGGTCACTTTCACCAATGTTGTTGCCGTCCTGGACCCCGCGGCCCCACGCAGACTCCTGCTGGCCTGCCACTACGACTCCAAGGCCCTGCCTCCAGACCCGCGGGCCCCAGAGAGGGTCTTCCTGGGGGCCAGCGACTCTGCTGTGCCCTGTGCCATGATCTTGGAGCTGGCCACTTCTCTGGACGCACAGCTCAGATCATTCAAACagcag AAACTCCCGGTGACCCTGCAGCTTGTGTTTTTCGACGGCGAGGAGTCGTTTGAGGAATGGACGGCCACGGACTCGCTGTACGGCTCCCGTCACCTGGCCGAGCTCATGGGCAACACGCCGCACCCTGCAGCCTCGTCTCGCACCACCGCGCTGCAGGCCGTG GACCTTTTTGTGCTGTTGGACCTGCTCGGTGGTCCCGATCCACTGATTGCGAATCATTTCGACAACACGGCACGCTGGTTTGACAGGCTGATTTCTGCAG AGAAGAGGCTCCATCGGCAGGGCCTCCTCCTGTCTCACCCCGCGGAGCAGACGTATTTTAGGAAAGACGTTTACCTCGGACCCGTTCAAGATGACCACATCCCCTTCCTTCACAAAG GCGTCCCCGTGTTGCACATCATCGCCACTCCCTTCCCTCAGTTCTGGCACACACTGGACGACACGGAGGAGAACATGCATCGCCCGACCGTGGAGAACCTCACGAAGATCATGGCCGTGTTCCTGGCCGAGTACCTGGGCCTCTGA
- the LOC102224167 gene encoding ribonucleoside-diphosphate reductase large subunit: MMFVVKRDGRQERVMFDKITSRIQKLCYGLNPDFVDPAQITMKVIQGLYSGVTTVELDTLAAEIAATLTTKHPDYAILAARIAVSNLHKETKKVFSEVMEDLFAYVNPLNKRHSPMISKQTLDIVMENKDRLNSSIIYDRDFSYNFFGFKTLERSYLLKINGKVAERPQHMLMRVSVGIHGRDIDAAVETYNLLSEKWFTHASPTLFNAGTNRPQLSSCFLLAMKDDSIEGIYDTLKQCALISKSAGGIGVAVSCIRSTGSYIAGTNGNSNGLVPMLRVYNNTARYVDQGGNKRPGAFAMYLEPWHFDVFEFLELKKNTGKEEQRARDLFYALWIPDLFMKRVESNQDWSLMCPSECPGLDECWGEEFEKLYTKYEKEGRVKRVVKAQQLWYAIIESQTETGTPYMLYKDACNRKSNQQNLGTIKCSNLCTEVVEYTSKDEVAVCNLASIALNMYVTPERTFDFKKLASVTKVIVKNLNKIIDINYYPVPEAETSNKRHRPIGIGVQGLADAFILMRHPFESPEAQLLNIQIFETIYHAALEASCELAAELGPYETYEGSPVSKGILQYDMWEKTPTDLWDWKLLKEKISKHGVRNSLLLAPMPTASTAQILGNNESIEAYTSNIYTRRVLSGEFQIVNPHLLKDLTERGLWNEEMKNKLIANNGSIQDISEIPDDLKQLYKTVWEISQKTVLKMAADRGAFIDQSQSLNIHIAEPNYGKLTSMHFFGWKQGLKTGMYYLRTKPAANPIQFTLNKEKLKEVQQSKASEQEIKERNKAAMVCSLENRDECLMCGS; the protein is encoded by the exons ATGATGTTCGTGGTCAAAAGAG atGGGCGCCAGGAGCGCGTCATGTTTGATAAAATCACCTCCCGCATCCAGAAGCTTTGCTACGGCCTGAACCCGGACTTTGTGGATCCGGCTCAGATCACCATGAAGGTGATACAGGGCTTGTACAGCGGCGTCACCACCGTGGAGCTAGACACGCTAGCGGCGGAGATCGCGGCCACCCTGACGACCAAACACCCCGACTACGCCATCCTGGCCGCGAGGATTGCCGTCTCCAACCTGCATAAGGAGACCAAGAAGGTGTTCAGCGAGGTGATGGAGGACCTGTTCGCCTATGTCAACCCTCTGAACAAACGCCACTCTCCCATGATCTCCAAGCAGACGCTCGACATCGTCATGGAAAACAAGGACCGCCTCAACTCCTCCATCATTTACGACAGAGATTTCTCCTACAACTTCTTCGGCTTCAAGACTCTGGAGCGTTCCTACCTGCTGAAGATCAACGGGAAAGTGGCCGAGCGACCGCAGCACATGCTCATGAGGGTGTCGGTTGGGATCCACGGGCGAGACATCGACGCCGCCGTCGAGACCTACAACCTCCTGTCGGAGAAGTGGTTCACCCACGCCTCTCCGACCCTCTTCAACGCCGGGACCAACCGGCCGCAGCTGTCCAGTTGCTTCCTGCTCGCCATGAAGGACGACAGCATCGAAGGCATCTACGACACCCTGAAGCAGTGCGCGCTCATTTCCAAGTCCGCTGGCGGGATCGGCGTGGCGGTGAGCTGCATCCGATCGACAGGAAGCTACATCGCAGGCACCAACGGCAACTCCAACGGGTTGGTGCCGATGCTGAGAGTTTACAACAACACCGCTCGGTACGTCGACCAGGGCGGCAACAAGAGACCCGGGGCCTTCGCCATGTATCTGGAGCCATGGCACTTCGACGTGTTTGAGTTCCTGGAGCTGAAGAAGAACACAGGAAAGGAGGAGCAGAGAGCCAGAGACCTTTTCTACGCCTTGTGGATCCCTGACCTGTTCATGAAGAGAGTGGAGAGCAACCAGGACTGGTCCTTGATGTGTCCCAGCGAATGTCCTGGGCTGGACGAGTGCTGGGGAGAGGAGTTCGAGAAGCTCTACACCAAATATGAGAAGGAAGGGAGAGTGAAGAGGGTGGTGAAGGCGCAGCAGCTCTGGTACGCCATCATCGAGTCCCAGACCGAAACCGGGACCCCCTACATGCTCTACAAGGACGCTTGCAACCGGAAGAGCAACCAGCAGAACCTGGGCACCATCAAGTGCAGCAACCTCTGCACGGAGGTGGTGGAGTACACCAGCAAGGACGAGGTGGCCGTCTGCAACCTGGCCTCCATCGCCCTCAACATGTACGTCACGCCAGAGCGGACTTTCGACTTCAAGAAGCTGGCCTCCGTCACCAAGGTAATCGTGAAAAACCTCAACAAGATCATCGACATCAACTACTACCCGGTTCCTGAAGCGGAGACTTCCAACAAGCGCCACAGGCCGATCGGGATCGGCGTCCAGGGTCTGGCCGACGCCTTCATCCTGATGCGGCACCCGTTCGAAAGTCCCGAAGCTCAGCTGCTCAACATCCAGATCTTCGAGACCATCTACCACGCCGCCCTGGAGGCCAGCTGCGAGCTCGCCGCAGAGCTCGGCCCCTACGAGACGTACGAGGGCTCGCCCGTCAGCAAGGGCATCCTCCAGTACGACATGTGGGAGAAGACGCCGACCGACCTTTGGGACTGGAAGCTGCTGAAGGAAAAGATCAGCAAACACGGCGTGAGGAACAGCCTGCTGCTGGCGCCCATGCCCACGGCGTCCACCGCCCAGATCCTGGGCAACAACGAGTCCATCGAGGCGTACACCAGCAACATCTACACCCGCAGGGTGCTGTCCGGAGAGTTCCAGATCGTCAACCCTCACCTCCTCAAGGATCTGACGGAGCGCGGCCTGTGGAACGAGGAGATGAAGAACAAGCTGATCGCAAACAACGGATCCATCCAG GACATCAGCGAGATCCCAGATGACCTGAAGCAGCTGTATAAAACCGTTTGGGAAATCTCCCAGAAGACCGTGCTGAAGATGGCGGCAGACCGTGGAGCCTTCATCGACCAGAGCCAGTCGCTGAACATCCACATCGCTGAGCCAAACTACGGAAAACTGACCAGCATGCACTTCTTCGGCTGGAAGCAG GGTTTGAAGACGGGAATGTACTACCTGAGGACGAAGCCCGCCGCCAACCCCATCCAGTTCACCCTGAACAAGGAGAAGCTGAAGGAGGTGCAGCAGAGCAAGGCCTCCGAGCAGGAGATCAAGGAGAGGAACAAGGCGGCCATGGTTTGCTCTCTGGAGAACAGAGACGAGTGCCTCATGTGTGGCTCTTAG